The Planctellipticum variicoloris DNA window GCGTCCTCGATTTGAGAGCTGGTGTTCTGCGCGTCGGAGCTGTGAGTGTCGGGCGAAGACTTCGCCGGCGTCCCACTGGTCGAGACGGATGGCGGGGAGCTCGGCCCAGGTCTGTTCGAGGGCGGAGAGTCCGGACATGCGCAAGGCGTTGGCGGTGCGGCCCTGGTCGAGGCGGGCTTCGTCGACGTGTCGCAGGTCGATGAGGTCCCAGTCGCGGGGCGACTGCTGGAGGTGGCGCATGGCTGCGTAGAGTGCGGCGGTGGGGTTGGCGCCGACGGGTCCGTAGAAGGTTCCCCAGTCGTCGAGGGGGTAGGTGAGGGTGCGGAGGCGGCCGACGTCGGTGGTTTCGCGGCGGACGGTCAGCGGCACCATGCCGATAGTTTTGCCGCCGACGCCGATGCAGAGCACTTTGAGAGTCTGGCCTTCGCCGCAATATCGCCACCAGGCTTCGAGCCATTCGGCGGATTGGAAGAACGTGGCGCCGCGTGTCTTGCCCAGCAGAGCGCGCCACAGCAGACGCATGGACGAAAGTTGTTCGATCGAGGTCAGTTCGGCGATTGCGATCACGGTGCAGGGCTCCCGCTGGGGAGAAACGGAACGGAGGAGTCCGCTCCAGTTGCACGTCAGATGCCGCTCGGGTGCGCGTTCAATTCCCTTTTCACATCATGCTGCGCGCCGGCGCTTCGTGCGGCGCAAATGCTACGATCGATTCATTCCAAACTGCACGTGGCCCAAATGCAATGGGTCCGCGCTGCCATCCGGCAACACGGACCCGCGCTGATCGTTTCGAAAAGTCCACTCGGACTTCGGCCTGGGATTAGCGGACTTCCATCTGGAACGGCAGCAGCGTGCAGGCTGGTTGTCGGGCCAGGCGCTCCAGGGCCAGCCAGTGGCGCCAGACGCTCTTCGCGGAATCCGGCAGCGCTTCGGCGACGGACGATTGCGCCGCCCCCCGCACGCGCGTCTCCTGATCGAGCGGCCCGAAGAGGGCTTCCAGCGG harbors:
- a CDS encoding GNAT family N-acetyltransferase, giving the protein MIAIAELTSIEQLSSMRLLWRALLGKTRGATFFQSAEWLEAWWRYCGEGQTLKVLCIGVGGKTIGMVPLTVRRETTDVGRLRTLTYPLDDWGTFYGPVGANPTAALYAAMRHLQQSPRDWDLIDLRHVDEARLDQGRTANALRMSGLSALEQTWAELPAIRLDQWDAGEVFARHSQLRRAEHQLSNRGRLISIRHRPAGNDVGPAEMRRDLLDDCLKLLRDRPENERQLIADAYHAAALAAMVELNLVYLNGRPAACAINFVNQGEVDVFAAAVDPELAPAATDVLRGRMLLDAMDLGDTVFRFSPRTAWLAEGWSNATLTSSRHTHFASVGLRAQLLRLNQWGRRLLSQKPVTVSDLPA